From the genome of Bordetella sp. H567, one region includes:
- the pyrC gene encoding dihydroorotase, which translates to MSTQSFDTMVITRPDDWHLHLRDGDALVAVVADTARQFARAIIMPNLRPPVTTTAQALAYRERIEAALARAGVAAGSFTPLMTLYLTDNTSADEIRRASKSGSVYAVKLYPAGATTNSDAGVTDLLGKCRPALDALEKCGMPLLVHGEVTDPQVDVFDREALFIERVMRPLRQAYPALKVVFEHITTKDGAEYVRDAEGPVAATITPQHLLYNRNALFQGGMRPHMYCLPILKREVHRQALVAAATSGNKRFFLGTDSAPHARGLKEHACGCAGCYTALHAMALYAKAFELAGALDKLEGFASHYGPDFYGLPRNSGTLTLKRQEYVVPEEVPYGAATLVPLAAGESLAWRVQG; encoded by the coding sequence ATGTCCACACAGTCTTTCGATACCATGGTCATCACGCGGCCGGATGATTGGCATCTGCATCTGCGCGATGGCGATGCCCTGGTGGCCGTGGTGGCCGACACCGCGCGGCAGTTCGCCCGGGCGATCATCATGCCCAACCTGAGGCCGCCTGTTACCACAACGGCGCAGGCGCTGGCGTACCGCGAACGCATCGAGGCCGCACTCGCCCGCGCGGGGGTGGCCGCCGGGTCGTTCACGCCTCTCATGACGCTCTACCTGACCGATAACACCTCTGCCGATGAAATCCGCCGCGCCAGCAAATCGGGCAGCGTGTACGCGGTGAAGCTCTATCCGGCCGGCGCGACGACGAACTCGGACGCCGGCGTGACCGACCTATTGGGCAAGTGCCGGCCTGCGTTGGACGCGCTGGAAAAATGCGGCATGCCTTTGCTGGTGCATGGCGAGGTAACCGATCCGCAGGTGGACGTCTTTGATCGCGAGGCGCTGTTCATCGAGCGCGTCATGCGGCCGCTGCGACAGGCCTATCCCGCCCTGAAGGTGGTCTTCGAGCACATCACCACCAAGGATGGCGCGGAATACGTGCGTGATGCGGAAGGCCCCGTGGCCGCCACCATCACGCCGCAGCATCTGCTGTACAACCGCAATGCCCTGTTCCAGGGTGGCATGCGTCCGCATATGTACTGCTTGCCGATCCTGAAGCGCGAAGTGCACCGCCAGGCGCTTGTTGCCGCGGCGACCAGCGGAAACAAGCGGTTCTTCCTGGGCACCGATAGCGCCCCCCACGCGCGCGGACTGAAAGAGCATGCCTGCGGCTGCGCGGGCTGCTATACGGCGCTGCACGCCATGGCGCTGTACGCCAAGGCTTTCGAGCTGGCCGGTGCGCTGGACAAGCTGGAGGGCTTCGCCAGCCATTACGGGCCGGACTTCTATGGCCTGCCGCGCAACAGCGGCACCTTGACCCTCAAGCGCCAGGAATACGTGGTGCCCGAAGAAGTCCCCTATGGCGCGGCCACGCTGGTGCCGCTGGCTGCCGGCGAGTCGCTGGCCTGGCGCGTACAAGGCTAA
- a CDS encoding M20 aminoacylase family protein yields the protein MYPRSALESIRLFHDELTALRRDLHAHPELGFEEVRTSGIVAGALEALGIEVHRGIGKTGVVGVIRGRGTDSGRMIGLRADMDALPMTEDNAFGHKSTKPGLMHGCGHDGHTTVLLGAARYLAQTRNFDGSAVLIFQPAEEGRGGAKAMMEDGLFDTFPCDAIYALHNWPGLPPGTIGINPGPMMAAADRFEIVINGRGGHGAHPYQTIDPVVVAGHLITALQSIVARNINPLDSAVLSVGSVQAGHPGAMSVIPREARMVGTVRTFRKTVQELVERRMSELATSIASAFGATAEVKYERIYPATLNTPQHANLVADIATEMVGKENVVRDLVPSMGSEDFSFMLQSRPGAYFRLGQGGAESGCTLHNSHFDFNDAVIPLGAAMFCALAERGMPLSE from the coding sequence ATGTATCCGCGTTCAGCGCTCGAATCGATACGCTTATTCCATGATGAACTAACGGCACTGCGGCGCGACCTGCATGCGCATCCAGAGCTCGGCTTCGAGGAGGTGCGCACGTCGGGGATCGTGGCCGGCGCGCTCGAAGCGCTGGGCATTGAAGTGCACCGGGGTATCGGCAAAACAGGCGTGGTTGGGGTAATTCGCGGCCGCGGCACGGACAGCGGCCGCATGATCGGATTGCGCGCCGATATGGATGCGCTGCCCATGACCGAAGACAACGCTTTCGGGCACAAGTCCACCAAGCCAGGCCTGATGCATGGCTGCGGGCACGATGGGCATACGACGGTTCTATTGGGCGCGGCGCGCTACCTGGCGCAAACGCGCAACTTCGACGGCAGCGCGGTGCTTATCTTCCAGCCCGCGGAGGAAGGCCGCGGTGGTGCCAAGGCAATGATGGAAGATGGACTGTTCGACACTTTTCCGTGCGATGCCATCTATGCCCTGCATAACTGGCCGGGACTGCCACCGGGGACGATAGGCATCAACCCGGGGCCGATGATGGCCGCCGCCGACCGTTTCGAGATCGTCATCAACGGACGCGGTGGCCACGGCGCGCATCCCTACCAGACCATAGACCCCGTGGTGGTGGCCGGGCACCTGATCACGGCCCTGCAAAGCATCGTCGCGCGCAACATCAATCCGCTGGATTCCGCGGTACTGTCCGTGGGCTCCGTGCAGGCCGGCCATCCGGGCGCCATGAGCGTGATTCCCCGGGAAGCCCGGATGGTGGGTACGGTGCGCACCTTCCGCAAGACCGTGCAGGAGCTCGTCGAACGCCGCATGAGCGAGTTGGCCACGTCGATCGCCAGCGCGTTCGGCGCGACCGCGGAGGTGAAGTACGAGCGCATCTATCCCGCCACGCTGAATACGCCCCAGCACGCCAACCTGGTCGCCGATATCGCTACCGAGATGGTGGGCAAGGAGAACGTCGTCCGCGACCTGGTTCCTTCCATGGGATCGGAGGACTTCTCGTTCATGCTTCAATCCCGTCCGGGCGCATACTTTCGCTTGGGGCAGGGCGGCGCGGAATCGGGGTGCACGCTGCACAACAGCCATTTCGATTTCAACGACGCCGTCATTCCGCTGGGCGCGGCGATGTTCTGCGCGCTGGCCGAGCGGGGCATGCCGCTGTCGGAATAA
- a CDS encoding SWIB/MDM2 domain-containing protein: protein MATPSKTASARKPNAAFMKPLTPSADLAAVIGPEAVPRTEVTKKIWEYIKKHNLQDASNKRNINADDKLRPLFGKDQVSMFELTKLVNAHLK, encoded by the coding sequence ATGGCCACACCCTCCAAAACCGCGTCCGCCCGCAAGCCGAATGCTGCTTTCATGAAGCCGCTCACCCCGAGCGCGGATCTGGCTGCGGTCATCGGTCCCGAGGCCGTGCCGCGCACCGAGGTCACGAAAAAGATCTGGGAATACATCAAGAAGCACAACCTGCAAGATGCCAGCAATAAGCGCAATATCAACGCAGATGACAAACTGCGGCCGCTGTTTGGCAAAGACCAGGTTTCGATGTTCGAATTGACCAAGTTGGTCAACGCCCATCTCAAGTAA
- a CDS encoding DUF4870 family protein encodes MSEPQTPVTSSAPDLRTITHVAYGLYALGFVTGGFLAIATLAAVVLVYIKRADAAGTYYASHFDWLLRTFWWALLWLAISAIATLIFVGWIGVAATVIWVLYRLIKGWLALMEGRAPTATYG; translated from the coding sequence GTGAGTGAGCCCCAGACCCCTGTTACCAGCAGTGCCCCCGACCTGCGCACCATTACGCACGTGGCGTATGGCCTGTATGCCTTGGGCTTCGTGACGGGTGGTTTCCTCGCCATCGCGACACTTGCGGCCGTTGTGCTCGTGTATATCAAGCGTGCGGATGCAGCCGGCACCTACTACGCTTCGCACTTCGATTGGTTGCTGCGCACGTTCTGGTGGGCCTTGCTGTGGCTGGCGATCAGCGCCATTGCGACGCTGATTTTTGTCGGCTGGATCGGTGTCGCCGCCACCGTGATATGGGTGCTCTATCGCCTCATCAAGGGCTGGCTTGCGCTGATGGAAGGGCGAGCGCCCACCGCGACGTATGGCTAA